AATGGCAAGTACAGCATGCTTTGTGATTGTCAGTAAGAATGACATACCAATCTACGAGGCAGAAGTTGGATCTGCACCAAAAGTACATACCTTGGACTTCAGTTCCTTCCTATACATTGGGTTCACATTACGCTTAGCTATATGGCTATATCTATAACATTTCATTTTTCTTCATGACATGAACTATTTTGTTTTGTTGATATGATATATTGGTATGTAATGAAATTGAACACAATTCATGTTGGCTCAGGTTCTTCATACCATCCTGCAGAGCAAGCACTAACTGTTTTGTGGAGTAGTTTacttttctaacatttctttcgtgtaaaccaaagttgtagtgtGTATTACTGTATATATATACAATTGTAGTTTCACTTAGATCCTTTTGGCAGGTTTTTCTTACCCTTTCTGAAGCGACATATCCATATGAATTAATAAGATCTATGTGTAATTTGCCATCTGCTTTTTGTGGCAGAAAGAAGATCTGTCTTATCACCATCAGTTTATCCTTCATGCCGCATTAGATGTTGTTCAGGACCTAGCATGGACCACAAATGCAATGTGAGTATTTTATTGGCTGTGTATTTTGATGTAGGATGTGGACGACACCCAAAGTTATCCatctaaaattttatatatTGCTTACCTCACCTAGGAACTTATAGtctttttacatttttttttgtcaggTTCCTGAAGTCAGTTGATAGATTCAATGACCTTGTGGTGTCTGTTTATGTAACTGCAGGTCATATCCTTCGAAAAGTGACAGTGACAGTGCTTTGTTGTTCTACATGACATTGACTATATATCATTATCTTCATTTTTCAAAGTTTGATCATAATGGTGTTATTGTTTCTTTAACTGCTAGTATGGCACATACCAGATTCATGTTGCTTCATGACTCACGCAGTGAAGATGGAATAAAAAGCTTCTTTCAGGAGGTCCATGAACTTTACATCAAGGTAAGACAATTATTGGTCATCTATAGTAAGGAGAATTCCCCCACTGCATTCTAGATTGCGAAGTGCTGGACCAAGTATGCATTCATGTCTATCTATGGACATGGTATT
This sequence is a window from Panicum virgatum strain AP13 chromosome 7K, P.virgatum_v5, whole genome shotgun sequence. Protein-coding genes within it:
- the LOC120642579 gene encoding trafficking protein particle complex subunit 2-like gives rise to the protein MASTACFVIVSKNDIPIYEAEVGSAPKKEDLSYHHQFILHAALDVVQDLAWTTNAMFLKSVDRFNDLVVSVYVTAGHTRFMLLHDSRSEDGIKSFFQEVHELYIKIFLNPLYLPGSRITSSHFDTKVRALARKYL